The following are encoded in a window of uncultured Methanobrevibacter sp. genomic DNA:
- the gatC gene encoding Asp-tRNA(Asn) amidotransferase subunit GatC produces MSIEKDAEEIIEKFSKILEDIPDSDETWYITDNLNLTREDKSKEKNPEKILRNANIDKDGNLIVKRADWTN; encoded by the coding sequence ATGTCAATCGAAAAAGATGCAGAAGAAATAATAGAAAAATTCTCAAAAATATTGGAAGACATTCCAGATTCAGACGAAACCTGGTACATTACCGATAACTTAAACTTAACACGTGAAGACAAGTCCAAAGAGAAAAATCCAGAAAAAATATTAAGAAATGCTAATATTGACAAAGATGGAAATTTAATTGTTAAAAGAGCAGATTGGACTAATTAA
- a CDS encoding phosphatase PAP2 family protein, whose translation MNINEALFIYINQFMQNQTLDVIMPTVTHFGGFVFLFLLVVALLIFSVITKRDTLKKVAIIALVALLVSDVIVLALKNLVHEPRPFMALENVRLLVPEDDPNSFPSGHAASTLAVVSVFLLNMEGLVKKHQIIIDIVLAIFAVLVVLSRVYCGVHYPDDVLIGALIGIFGAFIVNRFKDRIFEFLRVV comes from the coding sequence ATGAATATTAATGAAGCTTTGTTTATTTATATAAATCAGTTTATGCAGAATCAGACTTTGGATGTGATTATGCCGACTGTAACTCACTTTGGAGGATTCGTTTTTCTGTTTTTATTGGTGGTGGCGCTGTTAATCTTTTCAGTCATAACCAAAAGGGATACTCTTAAAAAAGTTGCAATCATAGCATTGGTGGCATTGCTGGTTTCTGATGTGATAGTTTTAGCTTTAAAAAATCTTGTTCATGAGCCAAGACCGTTCATGGCTTTGGAAAATGTTCGTCTGTTGGTTCCGGAAGATGATCCGAATTCCTTCCCGTCAGGCCATGCCGCTTCAACATTGGCTGTAGTCAGTGTCTTTTTGCTGAATATGGAGGGATTGGTCAAGAAGCATCAGATTATTATTGACATTGTTTTGGCAATATTTGCAGTCCTCGTGGTGCTTTCAAGGGTATACTGTGGAGTGCATTATCCGGATGATGTCCTTATAGGTGCATTGATTGGAATTTTTGGAGCGTTCATAGTCAACAGGTTCAAGGACAGGATTTTTGAATTTCTTAGAGTAGTGTAA
- a CDS encoding 50S ribosomal protein L37e, with protein sequence MSKGTPSMGKKNKKTHIRCRRCGKNTYHIRKKVCASCGFGKSKKLRRYSWQNKKPTTRQRLV encoded by the coding sequence ATGTCAAAGGGAACTCCATCAATGGGTAAAAAGAATAAAAAGACCCATATCAGATGTAGAAGATGTGGTAAAAACACTTACCATATACGTAAAAAAGTCTGTGCTTCATGTGGATTTGGTAAATCCAAAAAACTCAGGAGATACAGCTGGCAAAACAAAAAACCAACTACTAGACAAAGATTAGTATAA
- a CDS encoding cofactor-independent phosphoglycerate mutase: MKYVIFIPDGSSDYPVDELDGKTPLMVANTPNIDKLAKMGFGGFTNNVPEQYTPGSDVANMSIFGFNPEDFYTGRGPLEAGSEGIPTSHEDVIFRCNTIFSENDSMDDFNAGHISTEEADELMKGLNEYFTEKYPDFKGKFYTGVSYRHLFIYSCDSVEDAKILSSIKTMPPHDISGEKLVDNLFGDCELAEEIQKIMFEAREYLKDHEVNQKREIPANMVWLWGQGVTPKLPNFEETYGITASVITGVDLLKGIGNFAGMNIVNVPGATGYFDTDYKQKGEYGINALKETDLLLIHIEAPDEAGHAQNTEEKVRAIERIDEFIVGPIIESLKGQEFRGAILPDHPTPISVGTHTRDNVPIIIFDSEREGDECESFDEEGVKKGSLEFKKGHLLVQRLIDGDY; encoded by the coding sequence ATGAAATATGTAATTTTTATTCCAGATGGTTCCAGTGATTATCCTGTAGATGAATTGGACGGTAAAACTCCATTGATGGTAGCTAACACTCCAAATATAGACAAATTAGCTAAAATGGGTTTTGGAGGATTTACCAATAACGTGCCTGAACAGTACACTCCAGGTTCAGATGTTGCTAATATGAGCATCTTCGGATTCAATCCTGAAGATTTCTATACTGGTCGTGGACCTTTAGAAGCAGGCAGTGAAGGAATTCCTACATCTCATGAAGACGTAATATTCAGATGCAATACAATTTTCAGTGAAAACGATTCAATGGATGACTTCAATGCAGGCCACATCTCCACTGAAGAGGCAGATGAGCTGATGAAAGGGCTAAATGAGTATTTCACCGAAAAGTATCCTGACTTTAAAGGCAAATTTTATACCGGTGTAAGTTACAGACACCTCTTCATTTACTCATGCGACAGCGTGGAGGATGCAAAAATCTTGTCAAGCATCAAGACAATGCCTCCTCACGATATTTCAGGAGAAAAATTGGTTGATAACCTATTTGGTGATTGTGAACTTGCTGAAGAAATCCAGAAAATAATGTTTGAAGCAAGAGAATACCTCAAGGATCATGAGGTCAACCAGAAAAGGGAAATTCCTGCAAATATGGTATGGCTTTGGGGACAGGGCGTAACTCCTAAATTGCCTAATTTTGAGGAAACCTACGGCATAACAGCTTCTGTAATTACCGGTGTTGACTTGCTTAAGGGTATCGGTAACTTTGCAGGCATGAATATTGTAAACGTTCCTGGAGCAACCGGATACTTTGATACCGACTACAAGCAAAAAGGTGAATATGGTATCAATGCATTAAAGGAAACCGATTTGCTGCTGATTCATATTGAAGCGCCTGACGAAGCGGGCCATGCTCAAAATACTGAAGAGAAAGTCAGGGCTATTGAAAGAATTGATGAATTTATAGTCGGACCTATAATCGAAAGTTTAAAAGGTCAAGAATTTAGAGGTGCAATACTTCCTGACCATCCAACCCCTATAAGCGTTGGAACACACACCCGTGACAATGTGCCGATAATCATCTTCGATTCCGAACGTGAAGGTGACGAATGTGAATCATTCGATGAAGAGGGCGTTAAAAAAGGTTCACTTGAATTCAAAAAAGGACACTTATTAGTTCAAAGATTGATTGATGGAGATTATTAA
- the rnc gene encoding ribonuclease III, producing MDLFEKFNIETKNEHLYDIAFTHSSYATKNNLDYNYERLEYLGDSVLSLIVSEYLYKKYPQYEEGELTKIRSNFVCQNALIYYSQKLKLGDYLKISVEESNLTKNEVISITADIFESFLGAIFLDKGLDFAKKFISEWIIKYIDQKRVFFEDYKSQLKEYADMEGLVIEYKILKEYGVPHDKTFIMACMVNGKEMGVGRGKNKKEAEQSSSKGAIRKMRIGRK from the coding sequence ATGGATTTATTTGAAAAATTTAATATTGAAACTAAAAATGAACATTTATATGATATAGCATTTACCCACTCTTCATATGCGACTAAAAACAATTTAGATTATAACTATGAGAGATTAGAGTATTTGGGAGATTCAGTTTTAAGTCTTATAGTCTCTGAATATCTATATAAAAAATATCCTCAATATGAAGAAGGTGAGTTGACAAAAATCCGATCAAATTTTGTTTGCCAAAATGCTTTGATATATTATTCCCAAAAGTTAAAATTAGGGGATTATCTCAAAATTTCAGTTGAGGAATCAAACTTAACTAAAAATGAAGTAATTTCAATAACCGCAGACATATTTGAATCCTTTTTAGGAGCAATATTTCTTGATAAAGGTTTGGATTTTGCAAAAAAATTCATTTCCGAATGGATAATTAAGTATATTGACCAAAAAAGAGTCTTTTTTGAAGACTACAAGTCCCAATTAAAAGAATATGCGGACATGGAAGGATTAGTTATAGAATATAAAATATTGAAAGAATACGGAGTTCCCCATGACAAGACATTTATTATGGCATGTATGGTAAATGGTAAGGAAATGGGTGTTGGAAGAGGTAAAAATAAAAAAGAAGCTGAACAATCATCTTCAAAAGGTGCAATACGCAAAATGAGGATTGGGAGGAAGTAA
- a CDS encoding AzlC family ABC transporter permease, whose translation MSRRERFIEGCKKGIPIAFGYVPMGIGYAAIAIKAGMTLLQTISMSVLVYAGAGQIIAASMLLSGATAMAIILTNFVVNLRYFVMSTCVLNQVEKSSLPLNILAAHVTVDESFAMFSLSEDSNIWVYLGIAVFAWLSWIVGAGIGVVVLDILPVIVTNSFNISLYALFVAILVPSIKESKQIALLVLITAVLNIILGQFLGNWSLIVSTLIGAAVGMYIVDDEYILGGDE comes from the coding sequence TTGTCAAGAAGGGAACGTTTTATCGAGGGATGTAAAAAGGGTATTCCAATTGCCTTTGGATATGTTCCGATGGGAATAGGATATGCTGCAATTGCAATAAAGGCAGGTATGACTCTCCTTCAGACAATTTCAATGTCAGTGCTGGTCTATGCTGGTGCCGGTCAGATCATTGCGGCTTCAATGCTTTTAAGCGGTGCGACTGCAATGGCAATAATTCTTACCAATTTTGTAGTGAACCTGAGGTACTTTGTAATGTCCACCTGTGTTCTAAATCAGGTTGAAAAGTCCAGTTTGCCTTTGAACATACTTGCGGCTCACGTTACCGTTGATGAGTCATTTGCAATGTTTTCCTTAAGTGAGGATTCAAACATCTGGGTATATTTGGGTATTGCAGTATTTGCATGGCTGAGCTGGATTGTGGGAGCGGGAATAGGTGTCGTTGTACTTGACATTTTGCCTGTTATCGTTACAAACAGTTTCAACATTTCATTGTATGCGCTTTTCGTTGCAATTCTTGTTCCGTCAATCAAGGAAAGCAAGCAGATTGCGCTTCTTGTCTTGATAACTGCGGTTTTAAATATTATTTTAGGTCAATTTTTGGGAAACTGGTCACTTATCGTTTCAACACTTATCGGTGCGGCGGTTGGAATGTATATCGTTGATGATGAATATATTCTTGGAGGGGATGAATGA
- a CDS encoding asparagine synthetase B — translation MSSIVGLQGKFNGNDILEMLKASKNRGPDASGVFLDDIKLDIDLDEFNDDGSYEIAFGHNLLSVYDTEDRQSLAQPVSNGSLVLVFDGVLYNFRTIRNLVQKVGVEAEVKSDAEALLYLIDFYNKGDLLNAIQMAQRLIDGDYAFAVWDGENLAIARDSLGVKPLFYSQTEDLCGFASTRQALSQVGFSEIETLKPEHILFNWQDIAPAQALYEKIFEGDVSKIDKLLKLSVATRVEELYEVGVIFSGGVDSSYLALFLKEISENIGLKIKLYAVGREGSHDIDAAKYAAKFLNLELEICEITEDMVREALPDVVRAIGDDNLMKLGVGLTTYFATKMAAEDGIKVAISGQGADELFGGYKRYLKSFVDDTLNYDIREDISNMYHVNLERDDACSMLNSVELRLPFLDEKLVELVLNIQDNKKIVSMHDEMRKSILRKLAFEEGLDYEIAYRPKKAAQYGTGIDKILRKKILKDTDISKFLE, via the coding sequence ATGAGTTCAATAGTAGGTCTTCAAGGAAAATTTAATGGTAATGATATTTTAGAAATGTTGAAAGCATCCAAAAACAGAGGTCCTGATGCATCGGGGGTTTTTCTCGATGATATAAAACTTGATATTGATTTGGATGAATTCAATGATGACGGAAGTTATGAAATAGCTTTCGGTCATAATTTGCTTTCCGTTTATGATACTGAGGACCGTCAGTCATTGGCCCAGCCTGTCTCAAACGGCAGTCTCGTTTTGGTTTTTGACGGTGTTTTGTACAATTTCAGAACCATCAGAAACCTTGTACAGAAGGTTGGCGTTGAGGCTGAAGTAAAATCTGATGCGGAAGCATTGCTCTATTTAATTGATTTTTACAATAAGGGAGACTTGCTTAATGCAATACAGATGGCTCAAAGACTAATTGACGGTGATTATGCATTTGCCGTTTGGGATGGTGAAAACCTTGCAATTGCACGTGACTCATTAGGGGTCAAACCGTTATTCTACTCACAAACCGAAGACCTTTGCGGTTTTGCATCAACTAGACAGGCTTTAAGTCAAGTGGGTTTTTCAGAAATTGAAACCTTAAAGCCTGAACACATACTATTTAACTGGCAGGATATAGCTCCGGCACAGGCATTATATGAAAAGATCTTTGAAGGTGACGTAAGTAAAATAGACAAGCTATTAAAGTTAAGTGTTGCCACAAGGGTTGAGGAATTATATGAGGTTGGTGTAATATTTTCAGGTGGTGTCGACAGTTCATATCTGGCATTGTTTTTAAAGGAAATATCCGAAAACATTGGCCTTAAGATAAAACTCTATGCCGTGGGCAGGGAAGGCTCCCATGATATTGATGCCGCCAAATATGCAGCAAAATTCCTTAATCTTGAGCTGGAGATATGTGAGATAACCGAAGACATGGTCAGAGAGGCGTTGCCTGATGTTGTAAGGGCAATCGGAGATGACAATCTCATGAAGTTGGGTGTTGGTCTCACAACTTATTTTGCAACAAAAATGGCTGCTGAAGACGGTATAAAAGTTGCAATTTCCGGTCAGGGTGCAGATGAGCTTTTCGGAGGATATAAAAGATACCTTAAAAGCTTCGTCGACGATACACTGAATTATGATATAAGGGAGGACATCTCAAACATGTATCATGTAAACCTTGAAAGGGATGATGCATGCTCAATGCTTAATTCAGTAGAATTGAGATTGCCTTTCCTGGATGAAAAGTTAGTGGAGCTGGTTTTGAATATTCAGGACAACAAAAAAATTGTTTCAATGCATGATGAAATGCGAAAAAGCATTTTAAGGAAACTGGCCTTTGAGGAAGGGCTTGACTATGAAATAGCATACAGGCCAAAGAAGGCTGCCCAGTATGGAACCGGCATCGACAAGATTTTAAGAAAGAAAATTTTGAAGGATACTGATATATCCAAATTTCTAGAATGA
- a CDS encoding MATE family efflux transporter: MNLFKTPEGYLYSNRALLYLFLPLLVEYALEFFVGLADSIMVASLGEAAISGVSLVDFLMQFLIFSFSALATGGAVVAGQYLGDKQLDKAQNSATQLVWFSTILSTLLMIVVIALRHVLISVLFGQIEADVWHNADIYLYIVALSIPFIAMYNAGAAIFRTTNDASLPMKIMLVCDVLNVIGNAICIYHLGWDVTGVAIPTVISRVMAALAVLYFVADEDYKLHIKRTFKHRFDRSMLKKVLKVGIPYGIENGLFQLGRILILSLVSTFGTMAIAANSVGYAIGIFSVLPGFAINLGLTAIISNCVGANDYEQARYYNKKCLAIVFISHFIINMVIFAIFPWVLGIYNLSAQTAQMATEMVFWHGVFAIVIWPLSFTVPATFRGAGDSKTVMYISLIVMFTCRIALSYVIADWLNVGVFGTWIAMFVDWYVRAGIYIYRYLSNKWTEYRVV, encoded by the coding sequence ATGAATTTATTTAAAACTCCCGAAGGTTACTTGTATTCAAACAGGGCACTGCTCTACCTATTTCTACCATTGCTGGTGGAGTATGCCTTGGAATTCTTTGTAGGTCTGGCCGATTCAATCATGGTTGCATCACTTGGTGAGGCGGCGATTTCAGGAGTTTCCCTTGTTGACTTTTTGATGCAGTTTCTTATTTTTTCATTTTCAGCCCTTGCAACTGGTGGAGCCGTTGTGGCAGGTCAGTATTTGGGCGATAAACAACTGGATAAGGCACAAAATTCTGCCACTCAGCTTGTATGGTTTTCAACAATCCTGTCAACTCTTCTGATGATTGTTGTCATTGCTTTAAGGCATGTTCTGATTTCCGTTCTCTTTGGACAAATCGAAGCTGATGTGTGGCACAATGCAGATATTTATCTATATATTGTTGCTTTGTCAATCCCGTTCATTGCAATGTATAATGCGGGAGCGGCAATTTTCAGAACAACCAATGACGCATCCCTTCCCATGAAGATCATGCTTGTATGTGATGTATTGAATGTTATAGGAAATGCAATATGCATCTACCATTTGGGATGGGACGTTACAGGTGTTGCGATTCCGACAGTAATCTCAAGGGTTATGGCGGCACTTGCGGTATTGTACTTCGTTGCTGATGAAGACTATAAGCTCCATATCAAAAGGACATTCAAGCACAGATTTGACAGGTCAATGCTTAAAAAGGTATTGAAGGTCGGCATTCCATACGGAATTGAAAACGGTTTGTTTCAGCTGGGAAGGATATTGATTTTAAGCCTGGTTTCAACATTCGGAACAATGGCGATAGCGGCCAATTCAGTCGGATATGCTATTGGAATTTTTTCAGTTTTGCCAGGTTTTGCAATCAATCTAGGTCTGACTGCAATAATATCAAACTGTGTAGGTGCAAACGACTATGAACAGGCAAGATACTACAATAAGAAATGTTTGGCAATTGTTTTCATATCCCATTTCATAATCAACATGGTGATTTTTGCGATTTTCCCATGGGTTCTGGGAATCTACAACCTCTCGGCCCAAACCGCTCAAATGGCAACTGAAATGGTATTCTGGCATGGAGTTTTTGCAATAGTGATTTGGCCACTGTCATTTACCGTGCCTGCAACATTCAGAGGGGCGGGAGATTCCAAAACAGTAATGTACATAAGTCTGATTGTAATGTTTACATGCAGAATCGCATTGTCCTATGTGATTGCGGACTGGTTGAATGTGGGAGTCTTTGGAACATGGATCGCAATGTTTGTCGACTGGTATGTAAGGGCAGGAATTTACATTTACAGATATCTCTCGAACAAATGGACAGAATATAGGGTGGTTTGA
- a CDS encoding homoserine dehydrogenase: MDECRVIIMGFGSVGQGVANALSMKRDLIKDKTGVNVKVVAAADSSTSAISQDGLDEELLVKTKKEEGKLSAYPEFGSDINGADVLDAVEYDCLIEATPTNIVDAEPALSLTFKAFEQGKDVVTSNKGHLALKFREVVDAAEKAGVEFKYEASVGGSMPIINFTKETLSSCDIKSIKGILNGTTNYILSRMTAEGSEYEVILKESQELGIAETDPTQDVEGIDAACKTVILANSLLGIDATYSDVKVEGISKINSQAIELAKKDDYLIKLIAEVSPDNLQVSPRLVKRGSSYDVSGTLNMATIKTDLADEVSVIGLGAGSLETASAMLTDLISILKTKY, encoded by the coding sequence ATGGATGAATGTAGAGTTATTATCATGGGATTTGGTTCAGTTGGCCAAGGTGTCGCCAATGCACTTTCCATGAAAAGGGATTTAATTAAGGATAAAACTGGAGTCAATGTTAAAGTTGTTGCTGCAGCTGATTCATCTACATCTGCAATATCTCAAGATGGATTGGATGAAGAATTGCTTGTCAAAACCAAAAAAGAAGAAGGAAAATTATCTGCATATCCTGAATTCGGGTCTGATATTAATGGTGCAGATGTTCTTGATGCTGTTGAATACGATTGTCTTATAGAAGCAACTCCTACTAATATCGTTGATGCAGAACCTGCATTATCATTAACATTCAAAGCATTTGAACAAGGTAAAGATGTAGTAACTTCAAACAAAGGACATTTGGCTTTAAAATTCAGGGAAGTTGTTGATGCAGCAGAAAAAGCAGGCGTTGAATTCAAGTATGAAGCGAGTGTCGGAGGATCAATGCCAATCATCAATTTTACTAAGGAAACTCTTTCCTCATGTGATATAAAATCAATCAAGGGTATTTTAAACGGTACTACAAATTATATCCTATCAAGGATGACTGCTGAAGGTTCAGAATATGAAGTGATCTTGAAAGAGTCACAGGAATTGGGTATTGCAGAAACCGACCCAACACAGGATGTTGAAGGTATTGACGCAGCCTGTAAGACAGTCATCTTGGCAAATTCCCTTTTGGGTATTGATGCAACCTATAGCGACGTTAAGGTTGAAGGTATTTCAAAAATCAACTCCCAGGCTATTGAGCTTGCCAAAAAGGATGATTACTTAATCAAACTGATAGCTGAAGTATCTCCTGATAATTTGCAGGTATCTCCTCGTTTGGTTAAAAGAGGAAGTTCCTATGATGTAAGCGGAACTTTAAACATGGCTACAATCAAGACAGATTTGGCTGATGAAGTTTCAGTAATTGGTCTCGGAGCAGGTTCACTTGAAACTGCTTCAGCGATGTTGACTGACTTAATTAGTATTTTAAAAACAAAATACTAA
- a CDS encoding homoserine O-acetyltransferase codes for MNKESVGNVETQYLQIDEPIELDSGKVLEEVTVAYETYGELNKEKSNAILVCHALTGDAHAAGWHKGDKKPGWWEIVIGPGKALDTEKYFIICSNVLGGCKGTTGPSSIDPKTGKPYALNFPVITIGDMVRVQKKLIDHFEISQLMAVIGGSMGGMQVLEWMVSYPEMMKKAIPIATTAMSSPQQIAFNDVGRQAIFSDPNWNGGNYYETGKLPGNGLSLARMIAHITYLSDESMDIKFGRGLQDKEEISYDFSIDFQIESYLKHQGETFVKRFDANSYLFITKAVDLFDLRINNSLIDGFKGVESKVHVISVDSDWLYPSEQSMEIVNSLNANELEVSYSEVKSNYGHDAFLLEKGQLNHMLSKFLSESIVEDLMMEKIATIRENANIEDAAKLMWDKHVTHIPVVTSDYKLIGIVTSWDVSKSIATGADQLKDIMTTTVKYCHADDAIEDIARMMRKFDISCLPVVDEDMKVLGLITTDQISNLLS; via the coding sequence ATGAACAAAGAATCTGTTGGAAACGTTGAAACTCAATATCTCCAAATTGATGAACCTATTGAATTGGATAGTGGTAAGGTTTTAGAAGAGGTTACCGTAGCTTATGAAACCTATGGTGAACTTAACAAGGAAAAATCTAATGCCATATTGGTTTGTCATGCTTTAACTGGTGATGCACACGCAGCAGGTTGGCATAAAGGTGATAAAAAACCAGGTTGGTGGGAAATAGTAATCGGTCCAGGCAAGGCATTGGACACAGAAAAGTATTTCATCATATGTTCGAATGTATTAGGTGGTTGTAAGGGAACAACCGGCCCAAGTTCAATAGATCCAAAGACTGGAAAGCCATATGCACTCAATTTCCCTGTAATTACTATAGGGGATATGGTTCGTGTTCAAAAGAAACTCATCGACCATTTTGAAATCAGCCAACTGATGGCTGTAATTGGTGGATCAATGGGTGGAATGCAGGTTCTAGAATGGATGGTATCCTATCCTGAAATGATGAAAAAGGCAATTCCAATTGCCACAACCGCTATGTCTTCCCCTCAGCAGATTGCTTTTAATGATGTTGGCCGTCAGGCAATATTTTCAGATCCGAACTGGAATGGCGGAAACTATTATGAAACCGGCAAGCTTCCAGGTAACGGATTGTCTCTTGCCCGTATGATTGCTCACATTACTTATCTAAGCGATGAATCTATGGATATCAAGTTTGGAAGAGGTCTTCAGGACAAGGAGGAAATAAGCTATGACTTTTCAATTGATTTCCAGATTGAAAGCTACCTGAAACATCAGGGTGAAACATTTGTCAAACGTTTTGATGCTAACAGTTATTTATTTATTACAAAGGCGGTCGATCTGTTCGATTTAAGAATAAACAATTCATTAATTGATGGTTTTAAGGGTGTTGAATCAAAAGTTCATGTGATTTCAGTTGATTCAGATTGGCTTTATCCGTCCGAGCAAAGTATGGAGATTGTCAACTCTCTGAATGCGAATGAACTTGAAGTTTCATATTCTGAAGTCAAATCCAACTATGGTCATGATGCATTTTTGCTTGAAAAAGGACAATTAAATCATATGTTGTCTAAATTCCTGTCTGAAAGTATTGTTGAAGATTTGATGATGGAAAAAATTGCAACAATTCGTGAAAATGCAAACATTGAAGATGCAGCCAAATTGATGTGGGATAAGCATGTTACTCATATTCCGGTTGTTACTAGTGATTATAAGCTTATTGGTATTGTTACCAGTTGGGATGTTTCAAAATCAATTGCAACGGGAGCAGACCAGTTAAAGGACATCATGACAACAACGGTCAAGTATTGTCATGCCGATGATGCAATTGAAGATATAGCACGTATGATGAGGAAATTTGATATATCCTGTCTTCCTGTTGTTGATGAGGATATGAAAGTGCTCGGTTTAATTACAACCGACCAAATAAGTAATTTATTAAGTTAA
- a CDS encoding AzlD domain-containing protein: MMDYVNLVILGCAVVTFIPRLIPALFVDKLNFPPKAEKFLNLIPYTALAALICPGVLTVDNQLWYIGLIGAVVAAGLAWKKVPLGAIVILTVVVLITVYSIVPFF, from the coding sequence ATGATGGATTATGTTAACTTGGTAATTTTGGGATGTGCTGTTGTGACATTCATTCCAAGGCTGATACCTGCCCTCTTTGTTGATAAACTGAACTTCCCTCCAAAGGCGGAGAAGTTCTTGAATCTTATTCCCTATACTGCCCTTGCGGCACTGATATGTCCTGGGGTATTGACAGTGGACAATCAGCTGTGGTATATAGGATTGATTGGTGCTGTTGTGGCGGCGGGACTTGCATGGAAAAAGGTTCCTTTAGGGGCAATAGTAATTTTGACAGTGGTAGTTTTGATAACAGTTTATTCGATTGTACCATTCTTTTGA
- a CDS encoding LSm family protein: protein MSGQNVQRPLDALGKSVDAPVLIKLKGDREFRGILKSFDLHMNLVLNDAEELQDGEVTRRLGVVLIRGDNIVYISP, encoded by the coding sequence ATGAGCGGACAAAATGTTCAAAGACCACTTGACGCATTAGGAAAATCTGTGGATGCTCCTGTGTTAATAAAACTCAAAGGAGATCGTGAATTTAGAGGTATACTTAAGAGCTTTGATTTACACATGAATTTAGTTCTTAATGATGCAGAAGAGTTACAAGACGGAGAAGTAACAAGAAGACTCGGTGTTGTGCTCATTAGAGGGGACAATATTGTTTATATTTCACCATAA
- a CDS encoding flavodoxin family protein, translating into MKVMLVNGSPNKNGCTYTALTYVEQTLNEAGIETEIFWIGTKPIIGCTACSKCYETGECTFDNDVVNEFVKKAYDADGFIFGSPVYYAGAAGAMTAFMDRAFYSNSHGTGGEAFKHKPASVICSARRAGTTATYDQLNKYLGISQMPIVSSFYWNMVHGNTPEEVEQDAEGLATMRQLGRNMAFFLKCIESGKKEGLVPEEEPKIAFNFIR; encoded by the coding sequence ATGAAAGTAATGCTTGTAAATGGAAGTCCAAACAAAAACGGATGTACCTACACTGCACTCACCTATGTTGAACAGACATTGAACGAGGCAGGAATTGAAACCGAGATATTCTGGATTGGAACAAAACCTATAATTGGATGTACAGCTTGCTCAAAATGTTATGAGACCGGCGAATGCACATTCGACAATGATGTAGTTAACGAATTTGTGAAAAAAGCCTATGATGCTGACGGATTCATATTCGGTTCACCTGTATATTATGCGGGAGCTGCCGGAGCCATGACTGCATTCATGGACAGGGCATTCTATTCAAACTCACATGGAACCGGCGGTGAGGCATTCAAGCACAAACCGGCTTCAGTAATATGTTCCGCAAGACGTGCAGGAACAACCGCAACTTATGACCAGTTGAATAAATATTTGGGAATTAGTCAAATGCCGATTGTATCATCATTCTATTGGAACATGGTTCATGGAAACACTCCCGAAGAGGTCGAACAGGACGCTGAAGGTCTTGCAACCATGAGACAGCTTGGAAGAAACATGGCATTTTTCCTGAAATGCATTGAAAGCGGTAAAAAAGAGGGACTGGTCCCTGAAGAAGAACCGAAAATTGCTTTCAACTTTATAAGATAA
- a CDS encoding amino acid-binding protein — protein MRINLVIELMDTPGQLVKALEPIRSLGGNLVTVIHKRDYKNENGNVPVQLTIEGEQEDLKNIVERFEELGFTIIEMDGVVKKEKITTIFFGHIVDQDLRDTMDRINDLEGVVIVAFDIKLDGEDKSTALINIEADVGKKQIVFDRIAEIAEEKELLVINEV, from the coding sequence ATGAGAATCAATTTAGTTATTGAACTTATGGATACTCCAGGACAATTGGTCAAGGCATTGGAACCAATCAGGAGTCTTGGCGGAAATCTCGTAACCGTTATCCATAAAAGAGATTACAAAAATGAAAATGGCAATGTTCCGGTTCAACTAACAATTGAAGGTGAACAGGAAGATTTAAAAAATATTGTTGAAAGATTTGAGGAATTGGGATTCACCATTATCGAGATGGATGGTGTTGTTAAAAAGGAAAAGATTACAACAATTTTCTTTGGACACATTGTAGATCAGGACTTAAGGGACACCATGGATAGAATCAACGATTTGGAAGGTGTAGTAATCGTTGCATTTGATATCAAACTGGATGGTGAGGATAAATCCACAGCATTAATTAATATCGAAGCTGATGTCGGTAAAAAGCAAATAGTCTTTGACAGAATTGCTGAAATTGCTGAGGAAAAGGAATTGTTAGTAATTAATGAGGTATAG